From the Oryctolagus cuniculus chromosome 17, mOryCun1.1, whole genome shotgun sequence genome, the window AAGCCATTCTGCCCCAGCCGAGTGGGAGGACGCTTTGCTGGAGCTGTCACTGAGCCCCTGCTGAGGACGCTGGGCAGCGGACTGTGCACAGCCCCCACTCAGCATGGGAGGGACAGGCCGACGGGCAAATGAGCtgagcagtggggctgggggtggggggaggcattGGACAGAAGAAACGGAGACAGTCTGGGGCCTGGTCTCGTGCCTCTACCACCCATTGGCTGGGTGTGGGGCCTTGGGTACGTCACTTCTCTGGGAGGGGGAACCGGATCAGAGCAGTTCCCAACAGCTCCAGACGGGCTTTTTGCCTGAGGAGGACGGAGCTGGGGCAGAGACGTCCGGGTTCTGCTCctggcgcctgcagtgctgctgtTGTGAAAGGGAGAGACGGTGCCTGGGAGCCAGGACAGGAAAGGTGGGTGAGGAAGGCAAAGAGGGAGTCAGGTGACTGGGAGGGGCGCGAGCTGATAGAAGAACAGAAgagaaggcaggggcagggggaccCCAGCcggccagccaggagcctggaggaagGCATGGGAGGCAAGGAAGGTGATGGCTGACAAGGATCGGAAGATGTCCCATATGGGAAGGAATGTGATGTGAAGGCAGCTGCCCCCCCAGGAGTGGGCTGGGGGGGACATGCTGGATTCAGGGGGCACACAGGGGAGGATGTGATTTGCATTGCAGGAATTCACTCTGGGGGGGatcccccagccccccccccccagggtttGGAAGCAGAACTCAGCTGCCGCAGACGGCAAGACAAGGGAGTAACAGGAGCGAAGCCACCTGCCCCTGTGTGGTGCGGGTCCTGTGGTGTCAGGAAGGCGCTGGGGTAGCCCCAGCTGTGCCAGGCCTGTCGTGCGGCCACATAGAGCCACGTCCCGCCTCTGGCAGTGTGACCAGGCCGTGGAGCTGGTGTGTGGGAGAGCCCCATAGCGCCCATGTCTGTGGCTCTAAGCCCACGGGTGTAGTGTGAGGTGCTCGCGGCTCACGGGAAGTCGCGGGCCTCCCTCCCGTCCTCCACAGCACACACTGGGGGCGCAGGAGCTGGCAAGCTGGGCTTGGGGGGCTTTTGTAAAGCTCAGGGTGACACAGGCCTTGGGTCCTGGATGACcccatccctcctccccccagATGAAGTATATTCAGGACttccagagagagaaacaggagttCGAGCGAAACCTGGCCCGGTTCAGGTAAGGCAGTGGAGCCCGGAGGAGGGCCGTGGGGCACCGGATGCGGCAAGACAGACTAGCGCCGGCCGGAGCCTCAAGCTGGCGGTTCCTGAGGGTCCCACGGAGACCCTAGCATCCTGCTGCAggcagggacaggcaggcagcCGTGGCCCGCTATGTTGTAGCTGGGAGGCCCCGGGGGGTCGGGCGGCGGGACAGTTAGCTCCCATCTGCCCTGGCAGTGTCCTCCGCTGACCCTCGCTCCCGCGCCCTGGCTAGGGAGGACCACCCTGATCTCATCCAGAATGCCAAGAAGTCGGACATCCCCGAGAAGCCCAAAACCCCCCAGCAGCTGTGGTACACCCACGAGAAGAAAGTGTATCTCAAAGTGCGGCCAGATGTGAGTGGCAGCCGAGGAGGAGCCGGGGAGGTGGGCGCGCGCAGCCTAGGCCCGGGGGAGCCGCGCCAGGTTGGCCGGGCACGGtgcaggggagcaggagaggaggcccctccccaggggtgggcTGCATGGACAGGGCCCGGGGCCAGCTGGTGTGCgagcgtgcgtgtgcgtgtgcgtgtgcgccTGTCCCCTCGCACCCAGGCGGAATCCCCGCCTCCCCGCCTTCCCCTCCTGGCCTGTGGGGGACACTGACGTGACCTCCTGTGGCCTGAGGGGGCGGGGGCCTctgcgcccccctcccccccccaccccggctgcctGCGTGTGTCTGACGGCTTTTGGTTTGCAGGCCACTACGAAGGAGGTGAAGGactccctggggaagcagtggtcTCAGCTCTCGGACAAAAAGAGGCTGAAATGGATTCATAAGGCCCTGGAGCAGCGGAAGGAGTACGAGGTTAGGCTTCCGCTGCGCTCCGCCCCGTCCGGCTCTTCACGAGCCTCTCTGTCCCCGACTCACTCACTCTGTGGCCACCGCACTCTGCGGGGGGGCAGTCGCTCCCCACCCCTCCGTCGAGGGAGGGGCCTTCTGGGCCCCTCGCCTCTGCCCcgacctccccaccccacccccagccccatgaGGTCTCAGgctagggcagggcagggcaccaGGCCTCCTCGACGGGAGACGGGATGCGGCAGACGCACGGCCACCCCAGCTtcgctccctgcctgccctccccagcggctctcccccaccccctgccccggcTAACCCCGCCCCCCCGTTGCCCTCCGTCCCCCCCCCACACGCTCTGCAGGAGATTATGCGGGACTATATCCAGAAGCACCCCGAGCTGAACATCAGTGAGGAGGGTATCACCAAGTCCACCCTCACCAAGGCTGAACGCCAGCTCAAGGACAAGTTTGACGGGCGACCCACCAAGCCACCTCCGTGAGCGCTGCTcccgggcggcgggcgggcgggcaggcaggcggggGCCAGGCCCTGTGGCGGGCACGTAGGTGGCTCACGGGGTGCCGCCTCGCCTCCCGCGATCCCCACAGGAACAGCTACTCGCTGTACTGCGCAGAGCTCATGGCCAGCATGAAGGACGTGCCCAGCACGGAGCGCATGGTGCTGTGCAGCCAGCAGTGGAAGCTGCTGTCGCAGAAGGAGAAGGACGCCTACCACAAGAAGTGCGACCAGGTGAGCCGCGCGCGTGCCGCAGCCCCTGGGGCCTGCGGGCTCTCCGGCGAGGCTGCCCAAGGCTGACCGCGGTTCCCCTTACCTtcccagaaaaagaaagactacGAGGTGGAGCTGCTGCGTTTCCTCGAGGTGAGCGTCGGGCTGAGGTCGGGGcgctgggcagaggctgccctggggagcccgagccctcacccctgccctccccactccGTGCCAGAGCCTGCCCGAGGAGGAGCAGCAGCGGGTCCTGGGCGAGGAGAAGATGCTGAACATCAACAAGAAGCAAGCCACCAGCCCGGCCTCCAAGAAGCCCTCCCAGGAAGGAGGCAAGGTGGGCAGGCTCCCCCGGCTCCCCTCGGCGGGCAGGCAGGTgtcggggctggggcagggctcccCCGTCGGCACCCCGTGGACCCCGACCCTCTCTGCACTTGCACAGGGGGGCTCGGAGAAGCCCAAGCGGCCCGTGTCGGCCATGTTCATCTTCTCCGAGGAGAAGCGGCGGCAGCTGCAAGAGGAGCGGCCCGAGCTCTCGGAGAGCGAGCTGACCCGCCTGCTGGCTCGCATGTGGAACGACCTGTCCGAGAAGAAGAAGGTCAGGCTCGCCCGGGAGCCCAGCGCTGCGCCTCCCCTCGCCCCGTGCGGCCCGCACGTGCGCCCGCGCTCAGCTGGCGGGGCTGGGAGCCCCGCGAGCCGAGCCGGAAGGCGGGAAGCTGTCAGCTGAGGGCTGAGGCTCCCCGGGGAGCAGGCCCGTGGGCGGAGGCTGAGCCCCAGGCGGGAGACAGCTGCTCCCGCCCACGCGGCCGCGGGCCCCGCCCTCCTGCTGCGGGACTGGGCGTCGCGCGCCCCCTGCGGGCGGCGGGGAAGCTGACGCCTGTGCGGTTCCCCTGCTGCAGGCCAAGTACAAGGCGCGCGAGGCGGCGCTGAAGGCGCAGTCGGAGAGGAAGCCCGGGGCCGAGCGCGAGGAGCGGGGCAAGCTGCCCGAGTCGCCCAAGAGAGCCGAGGAGATCTGGCAGCAGAGCGTCATCGGCGACTACCTGGCCCGCTTCAAGGTGGCAGGGCAGTGGGGCAGGGCTCGCAGGGCAGCCTCGGGCCCTTGGGGACCCCTTGCACAGCTCATCGCCCCGTCTGCCCCCAGAACGACCGGGTGAAGGCCTTGAAAGCCATGGAGATGACCTGGAACAACATGGAGAAGAAGGAAAAGCTGATGTGGATTAAGAAGGCGGCCGAAGACCAAAAGCGCTAtgaggtgggagtgggagggcgggaTGGGACCACCTCCTGCCTTGGAGGCCAGGGGACCTCCCTCGGGGTAGTCCTTGCTCGTGGGCCTCTGGAGCCTGGAATCCTAGCATGGCTTGTTTGAGCCTGAGCAAACCTCTTCTGTCTCAGTTAAACTGGGGGGGGGCGCGACCCCCCCAGGTGGCTCGTGGGGATACCAAAGCAACTCTGAAAGCACTGACACCTGTCCCAACTGTGTGTTACTAGGAAGCTGCTCTCCAactttgcctcagtttccccccctTGCCTAGCACATAGGAGAGCCTGATGAGGGGGCTGCGGGCATGGGGTGGGGCTGATGTGACCCTCATGGTTTTCTGCACAGAGGGAGCTGAGTGAGATGAGGGCGCCTCCGGCTGCCGCCAACTCTTCCAAGAAGATGAAGTTCCAGGGGGAACCCAAGAAGCCGCCCATGTGAGCGCCCCGCGGCCGCCAcccacctggggctggggagggggctgccctgCGGGGGTCCtgaccctgcctgccctgcccgtcGCCCCCAGGAACGGTTACCAGAAGTTCTCCCAGGAGCTGCTGTCCAACGGCGAGCTGAACCACCTGCCACTGAAAGAGCGCATGGTGGAGATTGGCAGCCGCTGGCAGCGCATCTCGCAGAGCCAGAAGGAGCACTACAAGAAGCTGGCCGAGGAGCAGCAGAAGCAGTACAAGGTGCACCTGGACCTCTGGGTCAAGGTGAGGGCCCGGGGGCCTCCGGAGGGGGAGAGGCGGGCACCCGGCAGCCAGGGAGCCAAGGCTCTGATGGCTTAAGGAACTCGCCCTGGAGCACGTGGTCAGAACAACTCCAGCCagcccgcctctgcctctctcgaGCTGGGGCCAGCCTGTGCTTGGCTCCCAGCCTCTGAGCTTCCCCTGTGTGCCTCGGCTGAACAGTCACTCCTGTAAAGTGGGGGGAGTCACGCGTGTCCTGCTCAGCCAGCGCTGCCGAGGGCCCAGGGAGAGAGTGGGGACCGGGCTGGTGTTCCGGAAGTTCCACGAGCCCCAGCGCCTCATCCATGGCCCTAGGGCTTGGGCTTGGGCCTGACACCCAGGCTACGGGAGTCCACTTCTTAGTCGAGGAAGGCCCTGCCTGCGGAGCCTGCATTTGGGGACAACCACAGGAGGAGCACGGGACCCAGCAGCCTCAGCCTAGTGTGGCTTGGAGATGGCTTGGAGGCGTCCTCAGGCGCTGGATCGCTGGCGCTGTGTGCTCAGACCCCAGGGGCTGCCTGCCGAGACCCGGATTGCAGGGTGTTGTGATTGCGCTTGCCTGCGCGCTCAGGTCTACATCCAACCCTCCCCTCTGTCTCCCCAGAGCCTGTCTCCCCAGGACCGCGCCGCGTATAAGGAGTACATCTCCAACGTGAGTCCTCGGAGCGGGtggcgggcgggctggggcaggGCGCCAGCCTGAGGGCTGGAACTCAGGGCTGCTCTCTCGGCCTCTCCACCTTCTCCTGCAGAAACGGAAGAGCATGA encodes:
- the UBTF gene encoding nucleolar transcription factor 1 isoform X2 → MNGEADCPTDLEMAAPKGQDRWSQEDMLTLLECMKNNLPSNDSSKFKTTESHMDWEKVAFKDFSGDMCKLKWVEISNEVRKFRTLTELILDAQEHVKNPYKGKKLKKHPDFPKKPLTPYFRFFMEKRAKYAKLHPEMSNLDLTKILSKKYKELPEKKKMKYIQDFQREKQEFERNLARFREDHPDLIQNAKKSDIPEKPKTPQQLWYTHEKKVYLKVRPDEIMRDYIQKHPELNISEEGITKSTLTKAERQLKDKFDGRPTKPPPNSYSLYCAELMASMKDVPSTERMVLCSQQWKLLSQKEKDAYHKKCDQKKKDYEVELLRFLESLPEEEQQRVLGEEKMLNINKKQATSPASKKPSQEGGKGGSEKPKRPVSAMFIFSEEKRRQLQEERPELSESELTRLLARMWNDLSEKKKAKYKAREAALKAQSERKPGAEREERGKLPESPKRAEEIWQQSVIGDYLARFKNDRVKALKAMEMTWNNMEKKEKLMWIKKAAEDQKRYERELSEMRAPPAAANSSKKMKFQGEPKKPPMNGYQKFSQELLSNGELNHLPLKERMVEIGSRWQRISQSQKEHYKKLAEEQQKQYKVHLDLWVKSLSPQDRAAYKEYISNKRKSMTKLRGPNPKSSRTTLQSKSESEEDDEDDEDDEDEDEEEEDDENGDSSEDGGDSSESSSEDESEDGDENEEEDDEEDDEEDDEEDEDNESEGSSSSSSSSGDSSDSDSN
- the UBTF gene encoding nucleolar transcription factor 1 isoform X1, whose protein sequence is MNGEADCPTDLEMAAPKGQDRWSQEDMLTLLECMKNNLPSNDSSKFKTTESHMDWEKVAFKDFSGDMCKLKWVEISNEVRKFRTLTELILDAQEHVKNPYKGKKLKKHPDFPKKPLTPYFRFFMEKRAKYAKLHPEMSNLDLTKILSKKYKELPEKKKMKYIQDFQREKQEFERNLARFREDHPDLIQNAKKSDIPEKPKTPQQLWYTHEKKVYLKVRPDATTKEVKDSLGKQWSQLSDKKRLKWIHKALEQRKEYEEIMRDYIQKHPELNISEEGITKSTLTKAERQLKDKFDGRPTKPPPNSYSLYCAELMASMKDVPSTERMVLCSQQWKLLSQKEKDAYHKKCDQKKKDYEVELLRFLESLPEEEQQRVLGEEKMLNINKKQATSPASKKPSQEGGKGGSEKPKRPVSAMFIFSEEKRRQLQEERPELSESELTRLLARMWNDLSEKKKAKYKAREAALKAQSERKPGAEREERGKLPESPKRAEEIWQQSVIGDYLARFKNDRVKALKAMEMTWNNMEKKEKLMWIKKAAEDQKRYERELSEMRAPPAAANSSKKMKFQGEPKKPPMNGYQKFSQELLSNGELNHLPLKERMVEIGSRWQRISQSQKEHYKKLAEEQQKQYKVHLDLWVKSLSPQDRAAYKEYISNKRKSMTKLRGPNPKSSRTTLQSKSESEEDDEDDEDDEDEDEEEEDDENGDSSEDGGDSSESSSEDESEDGDENEEEDDEEDDEEDDEEDEDNESEGSSSSSSSSGDSSDSDSN